A single genomic interval of Prionailurus viverrinus isolate Anna chromosome A2, UM_Priviv_1.0, whole genome shotgun sequence harbors:
- the FANCD2OS gene encoding FANCD2 opposite strand protein, whose amino-acid sequence MAGYQLWSPWTPLDESFQWLRHTTPTSSSKHPFRASPCFPHTPSDLEVQLCFQEVTLVLDSPFLEPGVSPKLPCHTSELQTTNNKKGLVRKPQPVRLSGVDSVFGRVITAQPPKWTGTFRVSDKSAFCKIISREHQWPTGLKEPQIQMTVTMCKQMLRSILLLYATYKKCTFALQHSK is encoded by the coding sequence ATGGCAGGATACCAGCTCTGGTCACCATGGACCCCACTGGATGAGAGCTTCCAATGGCTGCGGCACACAACACCTACATCTTCTTCAAAGCACCCTTTTAGGGCTTCCCCCTGCTTCCCACATACCCCTTCTGACCTTGAAGTGCAGCTGTGCTTTCAAGAGGTCACTCTAGTTCTAGACAGCCCATTCCTGGAGCCTGGGGTGAGTCCCAAGTTACCCTGCCACACATCAGAGCTCCAAACCACGAACAACAAGAAAGGGTTGGTCAGGAAGCCCCAGCCTGTCCGCCTCAGTGGAGTGGATTCCGTGTTTGGCAGGGTCATCACAGCTCAGCCACCAAAATGGACCGGAACCTTCAGAGTTTCAGACAAATCAGCCTTTTGCAAAATCATCAGCCGGGAGCACCAGTGGCCCACTGGACTTAAGGAACCTCAGATTCAGATGACAGTGACCATGTGCAAACAGATGCTGCGCTCTATCCTCTTACTGTATGCAACATACAAGAAGTGCACTTTTGCCTTACAACACTCCAAGTAA